In the genome of Schistocerca piceifrons isolate TAMUIC-IGC-003096 chromosome X, iqSchPice1.1, whole genome shotgun sequence, the window TATGTACGATGATCGGGTAAGATTTTTGTGGCTATATATGGACGAATTATTGCCTGTATGAAtatgtaaatgaatgaaatttcactTCTTTCGTTTTCTCAGCTGCACGAGATGACAGCTTCGTATTCAGAAATATCATTCGATTCGCTAACGTCACCTCCAGATGCTTCAATTTTTGAAAATCGCTCGTTTGGTGGGTCTCCGTGCTCAGACGAAATGGCTTGCAAGAAGAAGAGTGACTCGGACGGTGCAAGGTTTGAGCCGCAGGACAGCGATAATAAACGACCTGACAAGCTGGAGCTACAGAGGTGTGCTGAAAGTTCCGCGTTGCAGAAAAAGAATGTACAGTCTATTCATAAGACATTGCAGGATTTGCATTTGGAGGGCACTGTTACTACGGAAGGTGATATGGTGTTATTCGTTGCAGAAGACCTGGAAACCAAAATAAAACTCTCAAGTCCTATTACAAAGAAAGGTGGTATGTATTACATTTTAGCGTTCTTTTCTAACACTGAAAGTGCTAATGTGTGTTGTCAGTAGACCTACTGGTACTTCCATCGCTGATATTTGTGGTAACTGTAAACGTTACAGATACGCCTCCGTTTCCTGGATCGCGGATTTCAACTCCTTGTCTTTATAGACAAGCATTAATGCCACAGCTTCCTTCTGTTGATCCCAATGTTCTAAATGATTTGGAGCAGGAAGTGAGGAGGTTAGCTACATCTGTCGATACCCTAACAGAAAACCTAGCAGGGATTTTGCACAGTGTTGGTATACCTATTGAACACATTTGTGCTTGTTTATTTGTCTTAAACATGGAAGTCCAGAGTAATTATGGAATGAATATCTGTCCCTTTTGTTATAGGTATCAGCTATTACAGTTGAGTGTCTGGAAACATACAGGGATGCCGTTTGCAAAACATGTGATGCTGTTGATTCAAATATTAAggtaagttaaaaaaaatgttatctCTAATATTTTGCCATAGTTATATAGTTTAGTTGTCAGTTGTGTAGTTCTCAATTGTATAGTTCAGTTCATTCCACAACTGTGAAAgatgaaagggaaaaaaatagAATGACAGCATAGAAATGGAAGTTCATTCATAAAGAAGTGATGTTAATCAAGTAATCAAGTATGCTGTGAGCAAATAATATGCTATTTAAAttatttgaaccaagtgttaaagCACATGTGCTCTGTCTCTCCAACATTACTTTGAACTGGTATTCTATAATTTCTATACTATTGTTTGCCTGAATTCCTcggttttatttatttgctttctgtaatatttttcatgttttagTTGATGTACCAGCTCATGGCTAAATGTGAAGAGCTGAGCAAGTTCATGACACGAATATACAAACTTTCTGAACAACTGTATCCTTTTGTTTCCGATGTACATTTACCTTTTCTAATAGTATCTCATAGTTTATGAAGGTAGAGTACTACTTAAATTTTTTAACTAGATTGTAACAGTCCCTAAGCACATTTACCTTCATTTCATATGCATAAGCATGTACAGTGGGTGTTTCAGCAATGCTACTGTCCAGTTTTGTCCTTTTGTAAGAAAAATTCTGTGTTTTCAGAAACcaataatttctttattactgtTGTACCTTGGTGACTCAGTAACAGATCACAAATCCAAAGGTCTCGGGTTCAGTCTCCAGTCACTCCTAGGATTTTTATGTGTCACTTATTGCTGCTGTCACCTCTGTCAATGTTTgtagatgtgaaaaatgccgagttggaCTGTGATTCAGAatacacattaaactgtaggttcccctataattgtctgggtaagtcagttcagaggttggatgaaggcaacagcataccacctccaacaagactgtgcctaTTAAAGTACAGTGGTGTTCGAAACAGTCTTCGGTTTTGGTGACTGCTTTACTTACTGTAACATGAACCACATATGCAATTCTTATTGTAAATTTACAGTGGTATTGAATTTGATACTAATGATCGCCAATAACATAAAAAGACACAAAGCTTTCATAGAAAATAAATTGCAGTTGGTGTAAAAATGGATTTTGTGATGCATATTTGAAAATAAGACTTTTCAAATTTTGCTTTCATTGCTGCTAATTATTTTAAGAGAAGCTTTACATTTATTAACATGGTCAATGGCATGGGCATGTTCTTAGAGCAGATGCAACAATAGAGACAAAGACTGGTTTTAGTTTGAAGAGTAAATAGTAAATGGCTGATAGGATGACACAGGAAGTGATAGCTAGACACCTTGCATGAAGATCTCATGCGTGCACCCTGACCAGACACAAG includes:
- the LOC124721821 gene encoding BLOC-1-related complex subunit 6, whose protein sequence is MATFPEKRKDEVSPCENDFGTFNPEFATELSNKLEHISPRNEEVSTIDMYDDRLHEMTASYSEISFDSLTSPPDASIFENRSFGGSPCSDEMACKKKSDSDGARFEPQDSDNKRPDKLELQRCAESSALQKKNVQSIHKTLQDLHLEGTVTTEGDMVLFVAEDLETKIKLSSPITKKGDTPPFPGSRISTPCLYRQALMPQLPSVDPNVLNDLEQEVRRLATSVDTLTENLAGILHSVSAITVECLETYRDAVCKTCDAVDSNIKLMYQLMAKCEELSKFMTRIYKLSEQLKAIKKLLDLFENAVST